A segment of the Frankineae bacterium MT45 genome:
CCCCGATGCGCCGTCGTGGCTGACGCCGCCAGCCAGCGCGGCCGAAGGTGCCGAGCCGGCGCCACCACTGGACACCACCGGGTGGTTCGATTCGAACCTGCCACCAGCGGCGGAGCAGCCGGAGGCGACGAACCTGCGGGCCTCCGATGACGATCGCGACTCGCGACTGGCTCGAGAAGGTCTGCCCGTGCCGGGAAGCGTCCCGTTCCCCGCAACGCCGGCGTCGACTCCACCGGAAGCGACCGGAGACGAGACGGCGACACAGGTGGGGGACGCGGAGCCGGGAGATCAGCCGGTCCCGCCGTACCTGCAGCGACCGCCGCAGAGCCCGCCTCCGCCGGCACCCCCGTCGACGGCGTTCTGACGGAATTCGCCGGCCGGTCGCGGGGTTCTTCCTGAGTGACCCGACGACCACCGCTCTCTGTCCTTGACCTGGCGACCGTAGGGTCCGCCGACACCTCCGCCGACGCCCTGCGTAACAGCACCGAACTGGCCCGGGCCGCCGATCGGCTGGGATTCTCGCGGTTCTGGGTGGCTGAGCACCACAACATGGCCGGCGTCGCGTCCACCGCCCCGCCGGTCCTCATCGCGCACCTGACCTCAGCGACGTCCAGGATTCGCGTCGGCTCGGGTGGCGTGATGCTCCCCAATCACTCGCCGCTGGTGGTCGCTGAGCAGTTCGCCCTGCTGGAGGCGCTACATCCGGATCGGATCGATGTCGGCCTCGGTCGGGCGCCGGGCACCGATCCGCGTACCGCGGCGGCCCTTCGCCGCAATCCCGCCGCCGGTGGTTTGGAGGATTTCCTCAGTGACATCCTGGACGTTCGAGCGCTGCTGGGTGCATCGAGCTCCACCGACGAGATCGCCGCGACGCCGCAGCCGGTCTCCACGCCCGAGGTGTGGGTGCTCGGCTCCAGCCTCTCCAGCGCCGTGGTCGCCGCTGCCCTCGGACTGCCCTACGCCTTCGCCCATCACTTCAGTGCCGAGAACACTGTGCCGGCGGTCGAGCTGTACCGCGCCCGCTTCAAGGCGTCGGAGACGCTCGAGCGCCCCCACGTCCTGGTGACGAGCTCGGTCATCGCCGCCCCCACCGACGCCGAGGCTGAAGAGATCGCCCTCCCTGCGGCGTTGATGTGGGCCGAGATCCGGCGGGGCATCCGCCGTCCGCTGCGTAGCGTGGCCGAGGCCAAGGCCCATCCCTGGACGGCGCAGGAGCGGGAGCTGGCCGACGAACGCCTCCGCACCTCGGCCGTCGGGGCAGCGGCCACGGTCGCCGCGAAGCTCGATCAGCTGGTCGAGAGCACAGACGCCGACGAGCTCATGGTCACCGTGCACGCCCATGACGTGGCCCATCGGGTGCGGACATTGGAACTGCTGGCCCAGACGTATTCGGCCCAGACGCAGACGGCGCAGACCGACTCCGACGCGGAGCTGCTCAGATCCAGCTGACGTGATCGTGCAGGTAGACGTAGCCGACGAAGCTGAACGCGTCGAGGAGGGTGTGCGCGAAGACCAGCGGGAGCACCCGTCTCGTTCGCTGGAACCACCAGCCGAAGATGAGCCCCATCACGAGGTTGCCGAGAAAGCCGCCGAATCCCTGGTAGAGGTGGTAGCTGCCCCGAAGCACGGCCTGGGTCGTCAGCGCCCGCGAATCCGACCAGCCGAGCTGGCGCAGCCGGGTGAGCAGGTAGCCCACGACGACGACCTCTTCCAGGATTCCGTTCTGGGCGGCCGACAGGAGCAGGAGCGGCACGCGGTACCAGACGTCCGGGAGGTCCACGACCTGCAGGCTCGCGTTGAGGCCGAGTTCGTGCGCCGTCCAGACCAGTGCCAGGCCGGGGAGGCCGATGAGGGCGGTGAACCCGACCCCGACCAGTAGGTCGTGACCGATCCGTCGCGTATCCCAACCGATCGCCTGCAGGCCAGGGTCGCGGGAGATGAGGACGAGCGCCAGCATCGCCGGGAAGAGCCCGTGCAGCACGTCGGCCAGGCCGTCCAGGAGGTCCAGCCACGGGTAGGAGCTGTTGGAGCCGGAGACGACCGTGGCCGTGGTGGCGGAGATGCCACCTTTGACGGTGATCTCCGCCCGGATCAGGTACAGCAGGGCGTAGATGCCCGACATCCCGAGCGACACCCCGAGAACCGCAATGACTTCGAGTCCATAGCGGGGTGGCCGCTGCACGGCACTCGTCGGCGTTGGCGCGGTCACCGGTTCAGTCTGCACCAGACACATCGCCATATTCGCTAAGCGGAGTCACTGAGCCGGCTTCCCGAGCAGAGTCGGCCCGAACACGATCGGTCGCCTTCTGTGACCTAGTTCGTAACGCAACTACCTAGTGGTAAGGGTCGGATGGGGGTGGATTACACTGTTTGTTGAAGGGGCGAGCACACATCCCTCCCGCGTGTTCGCCCCTTCCCTACGCCTTACTTCCGCCCGCATTTCCGGGCGTTTCCCGCAACTTCGCCGTCATTCTGCCTGAGCTGCCTGGGGTCGAGAAACCGTCACAGTCGCGTCATTTCCGGCGCCGCCCAGCGTCGCTGCGCTGAGATGAAACCGGACGACAACCTTCGCGCGAATACTGAGTAGACGGATGCCGGTCGGGCATCTCCTGCTCGTCCGGAGGTCCAGTGCAGCGGCGAAGAGTAGCAGTGGTCGGTAGCGGGGTCGCCGGTCTCACCGCGGCCTACGTTCTGCAGCGCGACTGCGACGTCGCGCTCTACGAAGCCGCCGGACGTCTCGGTGGGCACGCCGATACGCAAGATCTGTTGGACCCGGCCGGACGCTCGCTCTCGATCGACACCGGCTTCATCGTGCACAACGAACGTACCTACCCGCTGCTGCGCCGCCTCTTCGCCGAACTCGGCGTCGCCACCCAGGACTCGGACATGAGCATGTCGATCACCTGCGCCGAGTGCCGTTTGGAGTACGCCGGCGGCCGGGGGGTATCCGGGATCCTGCCGTCCCTGCGCACCGCTCTCCGACCGCGCTACCTCAGAATGCTGACCGAGGTGACGCGCTTTCATCGCGCCGCAAAGGCCGTACTCGCCGGTGGGGACGACGGGCTCACCCTCGCCGACTTCCTCGCCCGTGAGGCATTCACCCCGTACTTCACTAGCCATTTCGTCACTCCGCTGGTCTCCGCGGTCTGGTCCTGCGCCCCGACGGTGGCGGGGGAGTACCCGGCGCGCTACCTCTTCGCCTTCCTCGACAACCACGGCATGCTCAGCGTCTCCGGTTCACCGAACTGGCAGACCGTCGTCGGGGGGTCTGCTCGCTATGTGGAGCGGGTCGCGAAGGGGATCGCGGCCGTCCAGACCTCGACCCCGGTGAGGTCGGTACTGCGGCGCCACGACGGCGTCGAGATCCGGGACGCCGACGACGGTGTCGCGCACTTCGACTCCGCGGTAATCGCCACCCACCCGAACCAGGCCCTGGGCATGCTCGGTGAGGCGACCGCGCTGCAGCGAGAACTCCTCGGCGCGATCGGGTACACGGAGAATCCGACGCAGCTGCACACCGACTCGTCCGTGCTTCCTCGTAGCCCGCGGGCCCAGGCCTCCTGGAACTATCACCTGCCGAGCTGCCAGGCCACACCTGGTGTCGTGAACGTCAGCTACAACATGAATCGCCTGCAGCGGCTCGAGACCGACGAGCAGTACATCGTGACGCTCAACGGTTCAGCGCGCGTCGATCCATCCCGCGTACTGGCCACAATGGAGTACGAACACCCTATTTTCACTATCGATTCGGTGGCGGCCCAGCGGCGCCTACCGGAACTCAACGATTCGGTGCTTGCCTTCGCCGGTGCGTACCACGGTTGGGGGTTTCACGAGGACGGGTGTCGCTCCGGAGTAGAGGCCGCACGCTCGTTGGGGGTCGACTGGTGAACTCGCTCTACGAGATCGACATCCGGCACGTGCGGGGGGCGCCGGTGCGTCACCAGGTGGCGCACCGCAGCTACCAGTGGTTCGTCGACCTCGACGACCTGCCGCGGCTGCCGTGGCCCATCCGCTCAGTAGCGCAGTTCCGGGCCACCGACCACGTCGGCAGCACCCAGAGCCTGCGGGCCAACATCGACGAGTTTCTCGGGGCAAACGGCATCGATCTGCACGGGGGATCGATCACGATGCTCACCAACGCACGCAGTCTCGGCTACGTCTTCAACCCACTGACACTCTACTGGTGCCACGACCCGGACTCGACGCTGCGGGCGGTGGTGGCCGAAGTACACAACACCTACTCCGATCGGCACCGCTACCTGCTCCAGCCGGATGAGATGGGGCGGGCCGAGACAGAGAAGCAGTTCTACGTCTCACCCTTCTACCCCGTTGACGGCTACTACCGGATGAGCGTCCCCGAGCCCGGAGAGCGACTCAGCATCACCATCACCCTCCATCGGGACGGCCAACCGCCGTTCACCGCGTCACTGAGGGGCTCGCGTCGGCCGGCGACCACGGCCGGCGTACTGCGGGCCGTCGTCCGCCGCCCCTTCGAGAACTGGCGGGTGCGGGCGCTCATCCAGTTGCACGGAATTCGCCTGTATCTAAAGGGGCTCCGGGTCGCCGAGCGCCCACCGGCTCCGAACGATCCGCACACCGGTGCGCCCCGAGCCACCCGCCCAACCGAGTCACCCCGACCTGAGGAGAACCCGATGCCCGCACGCCGCGCAGCAGCCGACCGGATCGCCGGCATCGTGAAGGAGAGCGCCGGACTCGACCTCCCGGTGCGCATCAGGGCCTGGGATGGGAGCGAAGCCGGCCCGACCAACACCCCGGTGCTGCTCATCAACAACCGGCGAGCACTGCGCCGCCTCCTCTGGAGCCCGAACGAGCTGGGCCTGGCCCGGGCCTACATCACCGGGGACCTGGACGTCGACGGTGACATCGTCGATGGATTCCGGCTGGCCTGGCGCGCAGCTCGTCGCAACAACGCGGCGACCGTCTCCCTTGGGCTCTCCGACCGGCTCCGCGCCGCCCGCAGTGCGGTGTCGCTGGGGATCATCGGCGCCCGGCCGGCGACACCGGCATCGGAGGCGAAGCTGCGGGGACGGCTGCACAGCCGCAAGCGCGACCGTGACGCGATCTCGCACCACTACGACCTGTCAAACGAGTTCTACGAGTTGCTCCTCGACGAGTCAATGGCCTAC
Coding sequences within it:
- a CDS encoding Predicted NAD/FAD-binding protein — translated: MQRRRVAVVGSGVAGLTAAYVLQRDCDVALYEAAGRLGGHADTQDLLDPAGRSLSIDTGFIVHNERTYPLLRRLFAELGVATQDSDMSMSITCAECRLEYAGGRGVSGILPSLRTALRPRYLRMLTEVTRFHRAAKAVLAGGDDGLTLADFLAREAFTPYFTSHFVTPLVSAVWSCAPTVAGEYPARYLFAFLDNHGMLSVSGSPNWQTVVGGSARYVERVAKGIAAVQTSTPVRSVLRRHDGVEIRDADDGVAHFDSAVIATHPNQALGMLGEATALQRELLGAIGYTENPTQLHTDSSVLPRSPRAQASWNYHLPSCQATPGVVNVSYNMNRLQRLETDEQYIVTLNGSARVDPSRVLATMEYEHPIFTIDSVAAQRRLPELNDSVLAFAGAYHGWGFHEDGCRSGVEAARSLGVDW
- a CDS encoding Cyclopropane fatty-acyl-phospholipid synthase: MNSLYEIDIRHVRGAPVRHQVAHRSYQWFVDLDDLPRLPWPIRSVAQFRATDHVGSTQSLRANIDEFLGANGIDLHGGSITMLTNARSLGYVFNPLTLYWCHDPDSTLRAVVAEVHNTYSDRHRYLLQPDEMGRAETEKQFYVSPFYPVDGYYRMSVPEPGERLSITITLHRDGQPPFTASLRGSRRPATTAGVLRAVVRRPFENWRVRALIQLHGIRLYLKGLRVAERPPAPNDPHTGAPRATRPTESPRPEENPMPARRAAADRIAGIVKESAGLDLPVRIRAWDGSEAGPTNTPVLLINNRRALRRLLWSPNELGLARAYITGDLDVDGDIVDGFRLAWRAARRNNAATVSLGLSDRLRAARSAVSLGIIGARPATPASEAKLRGRLHSRKRDRDAISHHYDLSNEFYELLLDESMAYSSAYFTSPDETLESAQRAKLDLICRKLDLKPGMRLLDVGCGWGSLILHAAEHYGVQATGVTLSQQQRDFVAKRVAERGLADRVTVRLQDYREIPSGETFDAVSSIEMGEHVGQVNYGSYAATLHDHLVPTGRLLLQQMSRHAGTAPGGGAFIESYIAPDMHMRPLAETLGFLEAAGLEIRDVEAMREHYVRTVAGWIDRFERRYDEVTSLVGEEVARVWRLYLVGGALSFEEGRMGVDQILAVRATSEGESSMPADRPWARG
- a CDS encoding Membrane protease YdiL, CAAX protease family; translation: MAMCLVQTEPVTAPTPTSAVQRPPRYGLEVIAVLGVSLGMSGIYALLYLIRAEITVKGGISATTATVVSGSNSSYPWLDLLDGLADVLHGLFPAMLALVLISRDPGLQAIGWDTRRIGHDLLVGVGFTALIGLPGLALVWTAHELGLNASLQVVDLPDVWYRVPLLLLSAAQNGILEEVVVVGYLLTRLRQLGWSDSRALTTQAVLRGSYHLYQGFGGFLGNLVMGLIFGWWFQRTRRVLPLVFAHTLLDAFSFVGYVYLHDHVSWI
- a CDS encoding luciferase family oxidoreductase, group 1 — encoded protein: MTRRPPLSVLDLATVGSADTSADALRNSTELARAADRLGFSRFWVAEHHNMAGVASTAPPVLIAHLTSATSRIRVGSGGVMLPNHSPLVVAEQFALLEALHPDRIDVGLGRAPGTDPRTAAALRRNPAAGGLEDFLSDILDVRALLGASSSTDEIAATPQPVSTPEVWVLGSSLSSAVVAAALGLPYAFAHHFSAENTVPAVELYRARFKASETLERPHVLVTSSVIAAPTDAEAEEIALPAALMWAEIRRGIRRPLRSVAEAKAHPWTAQERELADERLRTSAVGAAATVAAKLDQLVESTDADELMVTVHAHDVAHRVRTLELLAQTYSAQTQTAQTDSDAELLRSS